One segment of Tamlana crocina DNA contains the following:
- the kdsB gene encoding 3-deoxy-manno-octulosonate cytidylyltransferase produces the protein MKIISMIPARYSASRFPGKLMQDLGGKSVIRRTYEATVATNLFDDVFVVTDSDIIFKEIVNNGGKAIMSKKEHECGSDRIAEAVEFMDIDVVINVQGDEPFTDRESLEKLIDVFKNDTKKEVDLASLMVEITDEDEIQNPNTVKVIIDKSNFALYFSRSPIPYARAKNVGVKYYKHKGVYAFRKQAILDFYNLPMMPLEASEKLEQLRYLEYGKRIKMIETDSEGIEIDTPEDLERAKKIWK, from the coding sequence ATGAAAATAATTTCAATGATACCTGCCCGCTACAGCGCATCACGTTTCCCCGGGAAGCTTATGCAGGATCTTGGCGGAAAATCGGTAATACGCCGCACTTACGAAGCTACGGTGGCTACCAACCTGTTCGACGATGTATTTGTAGTGACCGATAGCGATATTATTTTTAAAGAAATAGTAAATAACGGCGGCAAGGCCATAATGAGCAAAAAGGAGCACGAATGTGGAAGCGACCGAATTGCTGAAGCTGTGGAGTTCATGGATATTGATGTGGTGATAAATGTTCAGGGCGACGAGCCTTTTACCGATCGCGAATCTCTGGAAAAGCTTATTGATGTTTTTAAAAACGACACCAAAAAAGAAGTGGATTTGGCCTCTTTGATGGTAGAAATCACTGATGAAGACGAAATACAAAATCCTAATACAGTAAAAGTTATTATTGATAAATCCAACTTTGCGCTGTATTTTTCAAGAAGCCCCATTCCGTATGCGCGTGCCAAAAATGTGGGCGTCAAATATTATAAACATAAAGGGGTTTATGCTTTTAGAAAACAGGCTATTTTGGATTTTTATAACTTGCCGATGATGCCATTGGAAGCTTCGGAAAAACTGGAACAATTGCGCTATTTGGAGTATGGCAAGCGCATTAAAATGATTGAAACCGATAGTGAAGGCATTGAAATCGATACGCCCGAAGATTTAGAGCGCGCCAAAAAAATATGGAAATAG
- a CDS encoding HAD family hydrolase has translation MEIDYSNIKVIGFDADDTLWVNETYFREAEAEFAKLLSKYETPNKIDQELFKMEIDNLGLYGYGVKAFTLSMVESALELSNYQVAPNIIESILNIGKDMLNKPVELLDGVEEVLENLSQKYRLILATKGDLLDQERKLEKSGLTKYFHHIEVLSDKKEPNYSKLLNHLDISPSEFLMVGNSLKSDVLPLVNIKANAIHVPFHTTWAHEEVTEEEKNGKSYKTISSLKKLLTILK, from the coding sequence ATGGAAATAGATTACAGTAACATAAAAGTTATTGGCTTTGATGCCGACGATACCCTATGGGTTAACGAAACCTATTTTAGGGAAGCCGAAGCCGAATTTGCCAAATTACTTTCCAAATACGAGACGCCCAATAAAATAGACCAAGAGTTGTTTAAAATGGAAATCGACAATTTGGGGTTGTATGGCTACGGCGTTAAGGCATTTACGCTATCGATGGTAGAATCGGCTTTAGAATTGTCAAACTATCAAGTTGCACCCAATATTATTGAATCCATTTTAAATATTGGAAAAGACATGCTTAATAAGCCCGTTGAACTACTTGATGGGGTAGAGGAAGTGTTAGAAAATCTATCGCAAAAGTATAGGTTGATTTTAGCAACAAAAGGCGATTTGTTAGATCAGGAACGCAAATTGGAAAAATCGGGATTAACCAAGTATTTCCATCATATTGAAGTGTTGAGCGATAAAAAAGAACCTAATTATTCAAAATTGCTGAATCATTTAGATATATCGCCATCAGAATTTTTAATGGTCGGTAATTCACTTAAATCTGACGTATTGCCATTGGTAAACATTAAAGCCAATGCTATCCATGTGCCTTTTCACACCACTTGGGCGCACGAAGAAGTAACAGAGGAAGAAAAAAATGGCAAGTCTTACAAAACCATAAGTTCATTAAAGAAACTCTTAACAATTTTAAAATAA